The proteins below come from a single Miscanthus floridulus cultivar M001 chromosome 1, ASM1932011v1, whole genome shotgun sequence genomic window:
- the LOC136492442 gene encoding protein WIR1A-like has product MGRQQQQLCMVFLMAFLVVSTMDAARVAAGRALGQVSYGALIPGGTPSVPRGQPYTGRSCTRIYECIPPAAAATAAGAGGAP; this is encoded by the exons ATggggaggcagcagcagcagctttgcATGGTGTTCCTGATGGCGTTCCTCGTCGTCTCTACCATGGACGCCGCCCGCGTGGCCGCAG GGAGAGCGCTAGGGCAGGTGAGCTACGGAGCCTTGATCCCCGGCGGCACGCCTTCCGTGCCTCGTGGCCAGCCATACACTGGCCGCTCTTGCACAAGAATCTACGAATGTATACCGCCTGCTGCTGCCGCTACTGCTGCCGGCGCCGGCGGAGCGCCATGA